One Salmo salar chromosome ssa01, Ssal_v3.1, whole genome shotgun sequence DNA window includes the following coding sequences:
- the LOC106613763 gene encoding leucine-rich repeat-containing protein 20: protein MAEAVANVARRVNATVEEEKDTLDLSNCKLISFPDGVFRVLNSVAEKIHIITLADNEMKGVTSKFFKTFTQLRELDLHGNVITKLPDVVGDLEHLTSINLANNKLSVFPERLTEIQSLERINLEGNDITEVPMEKLQAMPALKCINLKSNPLDNNLLTAIQQFPQTFEIQTTTDN, encoded by the exons ATGGCAGAGGCTGTGGCCAATGTTGCCCGGAGGGTCAATGCAACAGTGGAAGAAGAGAAAGATACTCTGG ATCTGTCAAACTGCAAACTGATCAGTTTCCCAGATGGTGTATTCAGGGTCCTCAACAGCGTTGCAGAGAAGATACACATCATCACGTTGGCTGACAATGAGATGAAGGGAGTTACTAGCAAATTCTTCAAAACCTTCACTCAATTGAGAG AACTGGATTTGCACGGCAATGTAATCACTAAACTGCCAGATGTAGTTGGGGATCTGGAACATCTGACCAGCATCAACTTGGCCAACAACAAGTTGTCTGTCTTCCCTGAGAGACTGACGGAGATCCAGTCACTGGAAAGAATCAACCTGGAAGGGAATGACATCACTG AAGTCCCCATGGAAAAGTTGCAGGCCATGCCAGCTCTGAAGTGTATCAACTTGAAGTCAAATCCTTTGGACAACAACTTGTTAACTGCCATTCAACAATTTCCTCAAACATTTGAAATTCAAACTACAACAGACAACTAA
- the LOC106613759 gene encoding nodal homolog 2-A has protein sequence MRSLGVLGVALHVSLLILLTQGIHKSRDGVYHGTSRRFAIDHRPPGYHHLAPKYMMHLYRNYKSNLTRPIDVMEKSIAKQADTVKSVMAKSLFHRSRRWTATFDLTTLLADDRIQAAELRFRFPRATRASNITVEIYHHHDYPCRQTQEICQEHQLVGYLSVSSVINSSQHWKVYNLTDPLLNWLGQEQVSRSSMKRRSPNKTKRDVFFPNPVQLAGSTRQQNPFQLAGSTKQQNPVQLAGSKTRQSPCVSDRALLVVFSHTGSEEGSQAKASLLHTAEQSKFLSTTEPKKIRRPKRHKKKRGHSDQRDPPDMRGPEVSSGNNEIDLSLCRRVDMHVDFNQIGWGSWIVFPKKYNAYRCEGICPSPLGEDLHPTNHAYMQSLLKHYHPERVPSVCCAPTKMSPLSMLYYENGKMLLRHHEDMVVDECGCL, from the exons ATGCGTTCATTGGGCGTTCTAGGTGTAGCACTACATGTCTCTCTGCTCATACTGCTGACTCAAGGAATTCACAAATCTAGAGATGGAGTTTATCACGGGACATCACGACGCTTTGCTATAGACCACCGTCCACCTGGATACCATCACCTGGCACCGAAGTATATGATGCACCTTTACCGGAATTACAAGTCAAATCTCACTCGGCCTATAGACGTAATGGAGAAGAGCATCGCAAAACAAGCAGACACAGTCAAGAGTGTGATGGCAAAAA GTTTATTTCACAGATCCCGACGCTGGACTGCAACCTTTGACCTGACCACGTTATTGGCCGACGACCGGATCCAAGCAGCGGAGCTCAGGTTCAGGTTTCCCCGGGCGACGAGGGCTTCCAACATTACCGTGGAGATCTACCATCACCACGACTACCCGTGCAGGCAGACACAGGAGATCTGCCAGGAACACCAGCTGGTGggatatctctctgtctcctctgtgatTAACTCCTCTCAGCACTGGAAGGTGTACAACCTCACTGATCCGCTGTTGAACTGGCTCGGCCAGGAACAGGTTTCCAGGAGCTCAATGAAGAGGAGATCACCAAACAAGACAAAGAGAGATGTGTTCTTCCCCAACCCTGTCCAGTTGGCTGGGTCTACAAGACAGCAGAACCCTTTCCAGTTGGCTGGGTCTACAAAACAGCAGAACCCTGTCCAGTTGGCTGGGTCTAAAACACGGCAGAGTCCGTGTGTGAGCGACAGAGCCTTGCTGGTTGTATTCTCTCATACAGGGTCAGAGGAGGGCTCCCAGGCCAAGGCTAGCCTCCTCCACACGGCCGAACAGTCCAAGTTCCTGTCCACCACCGAGCCCAAGAAGATCCGCAGGCCGAAGAGACACAAGAAAAAAAGAGGCCACTCAGACCAGAGGGATCCACCGGACATGAGAGGTCCAGAGGTGTCCAGCGGAAACAATGAGATTGACCTATCTCTCTGTCGAAGAGTTGATATGCATGTAGACTTCAATCAGATAGGCTGGGGGTCCTGGATCGTCTTCCCAAAGAAGTATAATGCCTATCGATGTGAGGGGATCTGTCCAAGTCCTTTGGGAGAAGACTTGCACCCAACAAATCATGCTTACATGCAG AGTCTCCTAAAACACTACCACCCTGAGCGGGTTCCCTCGGTGTGCTGCGCCCCCACCAAGATGAGTCCTCTAAGCATGCTGTATTATGAGAATGGAAAAATGCTGCTTCGCCATCACGAAGATATGGTTGTGGATGAATGTGGCTGCCTGTAG